A single window of Rhodamnia argentea isolate NSW1041297 chromosome 5, ASM2092103v1, whole genome shotgun sequence DNA harbors:
- the LOC115753036 gene encoding chaperone protein dnaJ GFA2, mitochondrial codes for MVRSNGAKLVHLFARRSLSSTLFNDFPPSIFNSVFRGDPRRFGTRSWVANRIFSGHTSPSKNGNLRSCLLLGASNPNWGSTRSIHGTAIRYAPDYYEILGVNKDASPSEVKKAYYGLAKKLHPDTNKSDPEAEKKFQEVSKAYEVLKDEEKRRIYDQVGHEAFEQQGNPDFDSAFRGFNNPFESIFNEDIFSMFKQRFGGQDVKVSVELSFMEAVQGCTKTITFQAPLNCQACGGTGVPPGTKPENCKRCGGAGETYMQRGMFSIRQTCSQCGGSGKTVSSFCKTCKGQRVVMGSKSVKLDIMPGVDDDDTMKVNRSGGADPDGNQPGDLYVTIKVREDPVFRREGADIHVDTVLGVTQAILGGTIQVPTLTGDVVLKVRPGTQPGQKVVLKKKGIKTRGSFSYGDQYVHFNISIPTNLTQRQRELIEEFAKEEQGEGYKRTAAGASG; via the exons TGGTTCGCTCTAATGGTGCCAAGCTCGTCCATTTGTTCGCTCGCCGTTCCCTCTCCTCAACCCTCTTCAATGACTTCCCTCCCTCC ATATTCAATTCGGTGTTCCGAGGTGATCCTAGGAGATTCGGAACTCGATCTTGGGTGGCCAATAGGATCTTTAGCGGTCATACGTCTCCCTCTAAAAATG GCAATTTGAGGAGCTGTCTTCTATTGGGTGCTTCCAATCCCAATTGGGGTTCTACAAGATCAATTCATGGCACCG CAATTAGGTATGCCCCGGATTATTATGAAATACTTGGTGTAAACAAGGATGCAAGTCCTTCTGAAGTCAAGAAAGCATACTATGGG CTAGCAAAAAAGCTCCATCCAGATACTAACAAAAGTGACCCTGAGGctgaaaagaaatttcaagaaGTTTCAAAAGCTTATGAG GTTTTAAAAGATGAAGAGAAGCGACGGATCTATGACCAG GTTGGCCATGAAGCTTTTGAACAGCAAGGGAATCCAGACTTTGATTCTGCATTTCGTGGATTTAataatccattcgagagtattTTCAATGAAGAT ATATTCAGTATGTTTAAGCAAAGATTTGGTGGCCAGGATGTGAAG GTTTCTGTTGAGCTGTCTTTCATGGAAGCTGTCCAGGGATGCACTAAAACAATTACATTTCAAGCCCCTTTAAATTGTCAAGCCTGTG GCGGAACAGGTGTACCTCCTGGGACAAAACCAGAAAATTGTAAACGCTGTGGAGGTGCAGGGGAG ACATACATGCAAAGGGGCATGTTTAGTATCCGTCAAACTTGTAGTCAGTGCGGAGGATCTGGAAAAACTGTATCG AGCTTTTGCAAGACATGCAAGGGTCAAAGGGTTGTAATGGGATCAAAATCAGTCAAATTGGATATCATGCCAG GGGTAGATGACGATGATACCATGAAAGTGAATAGAAGTGGTGGAGCGGATCCTGATGGAAACCAACCTGGAGATCTTTACGTGACCATTAAG GTCCGCGAAGATCCTGTTTTCCGGCGAGAAGGTGCCGACATCCATGTCGATACTGTTTTGGGAGTCACACAG GCAATTTTGGGAGGAACCATCCAAGTTCCTACTCTGACAGGAGATGTAGTCCTCAAG GTCCGTCCTGGTACCCAGCCTGGTCAGAAGgttgttttgaagaaaaaag GAATTAAAACTCGGGGCTCTTTCTCATACGGCGACCAGTATGTGCATTTCAACATCAGCATTCCAAC GAATTTAACCCAGAGACAAAGGGAGTTAATTGAAGAGTTCGCAAAGGAAGAGCAAGGCGAAGGTTACAAACGTACAGCAGCAGGTGCGTCTGGCTAG
- the LOC115753043 gene encoding ras-related protein RABA4c gives MSNLHSNFNQNIDYVFKVVLIGDSAVGKSQLLARFARNEFSLDSKATIGVEFQTKTLLIDHKTIKAQIWDTAGQERYRAVTSAYYRGAVGAMLVYDITKRQSFDHVARWLEELRGHADKNIVVMLVGNKSDLGTLRAVPTEDAKEFAQRENLFFMETSALEATNVETAFLTVLTEIYRIISKKALVANEESESGGSSLLQGTKIVVPGQEPEPQGKTYGCCSSS, from the exons ATGTCTAATCTGCACTCCAACTTCAATCAGAACATAGATTACGTTTTCAAGGTCGTCCTGATCGGCGACTCCGCCGTCGGCAAATCCCAGCTTTTAGCTCGGTTTGCCCGGAACGAGTTCAGTTTGGATTCCAAAGCGACTATAGGAGTCGAGTTCCAGACCAAGACGCTCTTGATCGATCACAAGACCATCAAAGCTCAGATTTGGGATACCGCCGGTCAAGAGAG GTACCGGGCTGTCACTAGTGCGTATTATAGAGGTGCGGTCGGAGCAATGTTGGTTTATGACATCACCAAACGTCAGTCGTTTGATCATGTAGCCAGATGGTTAGAGGAATTGCGTGGACATGCAGACAAAAATATTGTTGTTATGCTTGTTGGCAACAAATCAGACCTGGGAACTCTTCGAGCTGTACCCACTGAGGATGCCAAAGAGTTTGCGCAGAGAGAAAACCTTTTCTTCATGGAGACATCTGCCCTTGAGGCCACAAATGTCGAAACTGCATTCCTCACAGTCTTGACAGAGATTTATCGAATTATCAGCAAGAAAGCCCTGGTTGCAAACGAAGAGTCCGAGTCTGGAGGGAGCTCACTTTTGCAGGGTACGAAGATAGTTGTTCCTGGGCAGGAGCCAGAGCCTCAAGGAAAGACTTACGGTTGTTGCTCGTCTTCGTAA
- the LOC115753039 gene encoding transcription factor bHLH130-like isoform X2 yields the protein MSLLFSPRAECLEGELKKDPEFMDSVMLMHNPPHLQQLNSSLMRYQSAPSSFFDCLVNGNGCDIGCEDSSYLRPLNPEMDAAIVKLMLIDSFESNDMQEDDQRYVEQELEVVFRNTISQAMDGPTPVQRHLDHEISSNSIGFVSFFDEAYSMVLQSNAPAELGSGNHSNLLRQSSSPAGFLSDAAVEIGFDARRDSQDLETRKGDGSFCSKSKSNGQTDLRSTSISASRHMSQIAEMENENKLDCVRKSWKNTTFNGLKREREEDANLSYSIHTVENQDNMTQNRTYGLTRHLSLSKTSTEMDTVGNILQFQDSVPCKIRAKRGCATHPRSIAERVRRGRISERMRKLQDLFPNFDKTSTADMLDMAVVYIKDLQEQVKLLNDSKAKCMCSSK from the exons ATGAGTCTCTTGTTCAGTCCGAGAGCGGAATGTTTAGAGGGAGAGCTGAAAAAGGATCCAGAATTCATGGACTCGGTCATGCTTATGCATAACCCACCGCATTTGCAGCAGCTGAATTCCTCGTTAATGCGATATCAGTCTGCTCCAAGCTCTTTCTTCGACTGTTTGGTCAATGGCAATGGTTGTGACATCGGATGTGAGGATTCCAGCTATCTTCGTCCTTTGAACCCTGAAATGGATGCTGCCATAGTCAAACTCATGTTGATTGATAGTTTTGAATCTAATGATATGCAAGAGGATGACCAGAGATACGTAGAGCAAGAGTTGGAAGTTGTTTTCAGGAATACCATATCTCAGGCCATGGATGGTCCTACGCCAGTGCAACGCCATCTGGATCATGAAATTTCATCGAACTCCATTGGATTTGTGAGCTTCTTTGATGAAGCCTATTCCATGGTTTTGCAGAGTAATGCCCCTGCAGAATTGGGTAGCGGAAATCACTCCAATCTTCTCCGGCAGAGTAGCTCCCCAGCTGGTTTCCTTTCAGACGCTGCTGTTGAAATTG GCTTTGATGCTAGAAGAGATTCTCAGGATCTTGAAACGCGTAAAGGAGATGGTTCTTTTTGTAGTAAATCCAAATCAAATGGTCAAACAGATTTGAGGTCGACATCAATTTCAGCCTCAAGGCATATGTCTCAGATTGCTGAAATGGAGAATGAGAACAAACTAGATTGTGTCAGAAAATCTTGGAAAAATACCACATTCAATGgcctgaagagagagagagaggaggatgCAAACTTGTCTTACAGCATACACACTGTGGAGAATCAG GACAACATGACCCAAAACAGGACGTATGGGTTGACGCGCCATTTGAGCTTGAGCAAGACGTCTACTGAAATGGATACTGTGggaaatattttgcaatttcaaGATTCCGTTCCATGTAAAATTCGTGCAAAACGAGGTTGTGCCACCCACCCAAGAAGCATAGCTGAGAGA GTGAGAAGAGGGCGCATCAGTGAAAGAATGAGAAAATTGCAAGATCTTTTCCCAAACTTCGACAAG ACGAGCACAGCAGATATGCTGGATATGGCAGTTGTGTACATTAAGGACCTTCAGGAACAGGTCAAG CTGCTCAATGACAGTAAGGCGAAGTGCATGTGTTCAAGTAAATAA
- the LOC115753039 gene encoding transcription factor bHLH130-like isoform X1 yields MSLLFSPRAECLEGELKKDPEFMDSVMLMHNPPHLQQLNSSLMRYQSAPSSFFDCLVNGNGCDIGCEDSSYLRPLNPEMDAAIVKLMLIDSFESNDMQEDDQRYVEQELEVVFRNTISQAMDGPTPVQRHLDHEISSNSIGFVSFFDEAYSMVLQSNAPAELGSGNHSNLLRQSSSPAGFLSDAAVEIGFDARRDSQDLETRKGDGSFCSKSKSNGQTDLRSTSISASRHMSQIAEMENENKLDCVRKSWKNTTFNGLKREREEDANLSYSIHTVENQDNMTQNRTYGLTRHLSLSKTSTEMDTVGNILQFQDSVPCKIRAKRGCATHPRSIAERVRRGRISERMRKLQDLFPNFDKQTSTADMLDMAVVYIKDLQEQVKLLNDSKAKCMCSSK; encoded by the exons ATGAGTCTCTTGTTCAGTCCGAGAGCGGAATGTTTAGAGGGAGAGCTGAAAAAGGATCCAGAATTCATGGACTCGGTCATGCTTATGCATAACCCACCGCATTTGCAGCAGCTGAATTCCTCGTTAATGCGATATCAGTCTGCTCCAAGCTCTTTCTTCGACTGTTTGGTCAATGGCAATGGTTGTGACATCGGATGTGAGGATTCCAGCTATCTTCGTCCTTTGAACCCTGAAATGGATGCTGCCATAGTCAAACTCATGTTGATTGATAGTTTTGAATCTAATGATATGCAAGAGGATGACCAGAGATACGTAGAGCAAGAGTTGGAAGTTGTTTTCAGGAATACCATATCTCAGGCCATGGATGGTCCTACGCCAGTGCAACGCCATCTGGATCATGAAATTTCATCGAACTCCATTGGATTTGTGAGCTTCTTTGATGAAGCCTATTCCATGGTTTTGCAGAGTAATGCCCCTGCAGAATTGGGTAGCGGAAATCACTCCAATCTTCTCCGGCAGAGTAGCTCCCCAGCTGGTTTCCTTTCAGACGCTGCTGTTGAAATTG GCTTTGATGCTAGAAGAGATTCTCAGGATCTTGAAACGCGTAAAGGAGATGGTTCTTTTTGTAGTAAATCCAAATCAAATGGTCAAACAGATTTGAGGTCGACATCAATTTCAGCCTCAAGGCATATGTCTCAGATTGCTGAAATGGAGAATGAGAACAAACTAGATTGTGTCAGAAAATCTTGGAAAAATACCACATTCAATGgcctgaagagagagagagaggaggatgCAAACTTGTCTTACAGCATACACACTGTGGAGAATCAG GACAACATGACCCAAAACAGGACGTATGGGTTGACGCGCCATTTGAGCTTGAGCAAGACGTCTACTGAAATGGATACTGTGggaaatattttgcaatttcaaGATTCCGTTCCATGTAAAATTCGTGCAAAACGAGGTTGTGCCACCCACCCAAGAAGCATAGCTGAGAGA GTGAGAAGAGGGCGCATCAGTGAAAGAATGAGAAAATTGCAAGATCTTTTCCCAAACTTCGACAAG CAAACGAGCACAGCAGATATGCTGGATATGGCAGTTGTGTACATTAAGGACCTTCAGGAACAGGTCAAG CTGCTCAATGACAGTAAGGCGAAGTGCATGTGTTCAAGTAAATAA